In Aphelocoma coerulescens isolate FSJ_1873_10779 chromosome 3, UR_Acoe_1.0, whole genome shotgun sequence, a single window of DNA contains:
- the PPP3R1 gene encoding calcineurin subunit B type 1 isoform X2 — MCSHFDADEIKRLGKRFKKLDLDNSGSLSVEEFMSLPELQQNPLVQRVIDIFDTDGNGEVDFKEFIEGVSQFSVKGDKEQKLRFAFRIYDMDKDGYISNGELFQVLKMMVGNNLKDTQLQQIVDKTIINADKDGDGRISFEEFCAVVGGLDIHKKMVVDV; from the exons ttgaTGCTGATGAGATAAAACGACTAGGAAAGAGATTTAAGAAGCTTGATTTGGACAACTCTGGTTCTCTGAGCGTGGAAGAGTTCATGTCTTTACCTGAATTGCAACAGAACCCGTTAGTACAGCGAGTAATAGATATATTTGACACAGATGGCAATGGAGAAGTGGATTTCAAAG AATTCATAGAAGGAGTGTCCCAGTTCAGTGTCAAAGGAGATAAAGAACAGAAGTTGAGGT TTGCTTTTCGCATTTATGATATGGACAAAGATGGCTATATCTCAAATGGAGAGCTCTTCCAGGTGCTGAAGATGATGGTTGGGAACAATCTCAAAGACACTCAGTTACAGCAAATTGTAGATAAAACCATAATTAATGCAGATAAGGATGGTGATGGAAGAATATCCTTTGAAGAATTCTGTGCT GTTGTAGGAGGCCTAGATATCCACAAAAAGATGGTCGTAGATGTGTGA
- the PPP3R1 gene encoding calcineurin subunit B type 1 isoform X1 yields the protein MGNEASYPLEMCSHFDADEIKRLGKRFKKLDLDNSGSLSVEEFMSLPELQQNPLVQRVIDIFDTDGNGEVDFKEFIEGVSQFSVKGDKEQKLRFAFRIYDMDKDGYISNGELFQVLKMMVGNNLKDTQLQQIVDKTIINADKDGDGRISFEEFCAVVGGLDIHKKMVVDV from the exons ttgaTGCTGATGAGATAAAACGACTAGGAAAGAGATTTAAGAAGCTTGATTTGGACAACTCTGGTTCTCTGAGCGTGGAAGAGTTCATGTCTTTACCTGAATTGCAACAGAACCCGTTAGTACAGCGAGTAATAGATATATTTGACACAGATGGCAATGGAGAAGTGGATTTCAAAG AATTCATAGAAGGAGTGTCCCAGTTCAGTGTCAAAGGAGATAAAGAACAGAAGTTGAGGT TTGCTTTTCGCATTTATGATATGGACAAAGATGGCTATATCTCAAATGGAGAGCTCTTCCAGGTGCTGAAGATGATGGTTGGGAACAATCTCAAAGACACTCAGTTACAGCAAATTGTAGATAAAACCATAATTAATGCAGATAAGGATGGTGATGGAAGAATATCCTTTGAAGAATTCTGTGCT GTTGTAGGAGGCCTAGATATCCACAAAAAGATGGTCGTAGATGTGTGA